TGACCGATGAACCCTCGGATGAAGTCGAGAACGGACACGCCGAGACTCCGGCGCCACGGTCGGTCGACGACGCGGAGGAAGGTGTAGACACCCAGCGAGTAGATGACGCAGGTAATCGCGAGGAGTTGGAAGTGACTGAGCGCGATTGCCGAGAGTTCGGGTGGTGCCCGGTCGGGGCGGGCGAGATACGGCAACAGATACGCGTCGAGGATGGGGCCACCCACTTCGAAGAACCGAAGCGTTCCGCTGTAGATGAACAGCAAGGCCGCGGACGTGAGCGTCTGGATGCTCGCCGGAACCGCTGCAATCGGAAGCGACGACCGGGACACAGCCATGATGATGAGCAGACGGAACGCGAACACTGACGCGAGGGCGACGACGAGGGCGTCGAAGACGAATCGCTGGCCGAGTCCGGTGAACACCGAGATGATGGCCGCGATGGTGACGAAGGTCACGATGATGACTTCGCCCGCCAGTGCGAGGAGCGACGAGCGGTTGTGGGTCAGTTTTCCGCCGACGAATCGGTCGACGCCGGTGGTTCCGAACGCCGCGACGACAGTCGGAATGCCGATGAAGAAGATACCCTCCCAGGCGTCTCTGCCGAGGAAGAAGATGCCTCGCCACGAGCCTGCGAGGTCGCCGGAGTCGAACGCCGCGATACCGGCCATCGCGGCGACGAGCAAGGCGAACCCGAGACTCGTATACCAGTTGGGCGCGCGGAAGATGAACCGCGACAACCCAGCGAGGTCGCTCTGCGTGGAGGTCATTTTCCGAACAGACTGATTCGAGTGGGGTAAATCCCTCGTATTATTCCGACCGGAAAAGGCTGAGAGATAGATGAGGGTCGAGCAGGCCTGCGATTTGTCGGCCCGACGCGACCGAGTTTATTGTTCGCAGATGGCGATGAAGTTCTCGAAGACTTCCTCACCCTCGTCGGTGTGAGCCACTTCGGGGTGCCACTGGACGCCGTAGAGGTTTCGCTCGGTGTTGCTCATCGCTTCGATGGTACACACGTCGCTCGTGGCAGTGTGCGTGAACCCTTCGGGAACTTCCTTCACTTCGTCGGCGTGGCTTGCCCAGACGCGCGTCTCGGGGGCGAGCGAGCCGATGAGTGGGTCGTCTTCGTCGAGAACGTCGACGTCGACGTCGGCGTAGCCACCGTAGTCGCCAGAGCCAACGCGGCCGCCGAGTTCTTCGGCCAGAATCTGCATGCCGAGACAGATGCCGAGAACCGGAACGTCGAGGTCGAGGTAGTCAGCACAGCGGCCGATGCGGTCCATGTCCGGGCCGCCGGAGAGGACGATGCCGTCTGCGTCGATGTCTGCAGGGTCCGTGTCGTTGTCGATGAGGTCGGTGTCGACGCCGAGGTCACGGAGTGCGCGCTGTTCGAGATGAGTGAACTGCCCGTGGTTGTCGATGACGACGATGCGGGTCATGTCCCGCATTGGACTAGCGTGCCTAAAAGTGGTTCGAAGGACGTCCGAGATGCGCGTATCCGTGCATCACATTGGCATATTTGTCGAGCATCACTCGTCGGTGGCGCGTTCCCGTGCCGACTGAAATCCCATTTCTTCGAGCTCCTTCGTCCGTCGCGCTTCACGTGCAGCGATGGCCTCCGGGTCGGGAGCGGCGTCGTCGTCGATACGGGCGAACGACTTGTGGACTTTCGTGTGGCACCATCGACACAGTGCCACGGTTATCTCGTGTGATGGGTCCGGTCCGTCACGACTACCGTACGAGAGGTGGTGTTCTTCGAGGAGCGGACGGGCAGTCGAGTCGTGTGCCATACGGACCTCTTCGATGCCACAGCGGGTACACTCGCGGCCATTCGTCGTCGAGGCGTAGTGCGGACAGTCACGAAAGTCACAGTCTTCGGCGGCGGCGACACACTCGTAGTCGACGCGTGCACGCTCGCGGGCGAACGCCGGGTCGCGGTCGGCGTACTCGCGGGCGAGGCGGCACTTCCCGTCGCTGGTGAGGTGGTCGCACCGCCCAGCGTGGTCGTAGGGGTCGTCGACACCTACGGGCGTGCCTGTCGGCGTCTGCTCCATGCTGCGGGGTCAGGCCGGCGTGTGTGTAAACGTTGCTCTCGTGGAGACCGTCTTCTTGGCGGTGGATTCATCTTTCACTCTGTCGAATATACATCTGTGAGGCTCGTACACCGACAGAACGGCGACCAGACGACGCTCGCTTCGAACGTCGAAACCGCCGATTCGTTCCTCTCGAAGGCCCGCGGCCTAATGTTCCGTGGGTCGGTCCCCGACGACTATGCCCTCGTCTTCCGATTCGACGACGCCGACCACCACAGTCTCCACATGGTGTTCGTTCCGTTCGACATCGACGCACTGTGGCTCATCGGCGACGAAGTCAAACAGAAAAAGCGCCTGTCTGCGTGGACAGGTATCGGACTCGGGATGGCAGACACCATCATCGAACTCCCCGCAGGCGCCGCCGAGGACGTCAATCCAGGCGACCTCGTCCAACTATCCGAGTGAGACGGGCGCGTCGGCAGCGTGAGACAGCCGTGTCGTCACCGAGTGACGTAGCGTTAGCGCCAAGGAGACACCAATTTCTGTCAGAACCATCTCTTTTATACACTCTTCGACATATGTGTTCAATTACTATGTCGGGAGATACCACACCGACGGAGGATAGAGTAAGTCGTCGCGAGACGGCTGGCTGTGAAATTCAACGGTTCTAACTTACAAGGACACGATTCTACCGTGAACGAACGATTCGGGAAGACCCCCGAGCTACGCACTTCTGAGTCAGTACAGCTGTTAGACACGACACTTCGCGATGGCGAGCAAGCGCCCGGCGTCTCGTTGACGCCGGGCGAGAAAGCAGATATCGCACGCGCACTCGACCGCGCGCAGGTCGACTACATCGAAGCAGGAAGCGCCTGCACCGGTCCCGGCGAACGCGAGACCATCAAGCGCGTCACGTCGCTGGGTCTGGATGCGACGGTGACGAGCTTCGCTCGCGGCGTCCAGAGCGACATCGACCTCGCACTCGACTGTGACGTCGGCGGCATCACACTCGTCGTCCCGGCGAGTGAACGCCACATCGAGTCGAAAGTCGGCACGACCCGCGAGGGTGTC
The genomic region above belongs to Haloferax marinisediminis and contains:
- a CDS encoding GMP synthase subunit A — its product is MTRIVVIDNHGQFTHLEQRALRDLGVDTDLIDNDTDPADIDADGIVLSGGPDMDRIGRCADYLDLDVPVLGICLGMQILAEELGGRVGSGDYGGYADVDVDVLDEDDPLIGSLAPETRVWASHADEVKEVPEGFTHTATSDVCTIEAMSNTERNLYGVQWHPEVAHTDEGEEVFENFIAICEQ
- a CDS encoding DUF7097 family protein; protein product: MEQTPTGTPVGVDDPYDHAGRCDHLTSDGKCRLAREYADRDPAFARERARVDYECVAAAEDCDFRDCPHYASTTNGRECTRCGIEEVRMAHDSTARPLLEEHHLSYGSRDGPDPSHEITVALCRWCHTKVHKSFARIDDDAAPDPEAIAAREARRTKELEEMGFQSARERATDE
- a CDS encoding DUF192 domain-containing protein, whose translation is MRLVHRQNGDQTTLASNVETADSFLSKARGLMFRGSVPDDYALVFRFDDADHHSLHMVFVPFDIDALWLIGDEVKQKKRLSAWTGIGLGMADTIIELPAGAAEDVNPGDLVQLSE